In Vibrio celticus, one genomic interval encodes:
- the trxB gene encoding thioredoxin-disulfide reductase, whose amino-acid sequence MSDVKHCNLLILGSGPAGYTAAVYAARANLNPVLVTGMQQGGQLTTTTEVENWPGDAEGLTGPALMDRMKEHAERFETEILFDHINEVDLSNRPFRLKGDSGEYTCDALIISTGASAKYLGLDSEEAFKGRGVSACATCDGFFYRNQKVAVVGGGNTAVEEALYLSNIASEVHLVHRRDTFRAEKILVKRLMDKVENGNIVLHTDRTLDEVLGDDMGVTGVRIKDTQSDKTEDIEVMGAFIAIGHQPNTEIFKGQVDMKDDYIIVQSGLEGNATQTSIPGVFAAGDVMDHNYRQAITSAGTGCMAALDAERFLDGLNDK is encoded by the coding sequence ATGAGCGACGTAAAGCACTGTAATTTATTGATTCTTGGTTCTGGCCCTGCTGGCTATACAGCTGCAGTTTACGCTGCTCGTGCAAACCTAAACCCAGTTCTGGTTACTGGTATGCAGCAAGGTGGTCAGCTTACAACCACAACCGAGGTGGAAAACTGGCCGGGTGATGCTGAAGGTTTAACGGGTCCAGCTCTAATGGATCGCATGAAAGAACACGCAGAGCGCTTTGAAACAGAGATCCTGTTCGACCACATTAACGAAGTAGACCTTTCAAACCGCCCTTTCCGTCTTAAAGGCGATTCTGGCGAGTACACGTGTGATGCATTGATCATCTCAACAGGTGCATCAGCTAAGTACCTAGGTTTAGATTCTGAAGAAGCATTCAAAGGCCGCGGCGTTTCTGCTTGTGCAACGTGTGACGGTTTCTTCTACCGCAACCAGAAAGTTGCAGTTGTGGGTGGTGGTAACACCGCTGTTGAAGAAGCACTTTACCTATCTAACATCGCGTCTGAAGTTCACCTAGTTCACCGCCGTGACACGTTCCGCGCTGAAAAGATCCTAGTGAAACGTTTGATGGACAAAGTAGAGAACGGCAACATTGTTCTTCACACTGATCGCACACTAGACGAAGTTCTAGGCGACGATATGGGCGTAACGGGCGTTCGCATTAAAGATACTCAGTCTGACAAAACGGAAGATATCGAAGTAATGGGCGCATTCATTGCTATCGGTCACCAACCAAACACTGAAATCTTCAAAGGCCAAGTGGACATGAAAGATGACTACATCATCGTTCAGTCTGGTCTTGAAGGTAACGCAACGCAAACCAGCATCCCAGGCGTGTTCGCTGCAGGTGATGTAATGGACCACAACTACCGCCAAGCAATCACTTCTGCTGGTACAGGTTGTATGGCTGCACTGGATGCTGAACGCTTCCTAGATGGCCTTAACGATAAGTAA
- the cydD gene encoding heme ABC transporter permease/ATP-binding protein CydD, which translates to MDKKKQRSLNKWLKQQSKLAKRWLMIAISLGVLSSVFLIAQAALLASILHQLIIENVDKSELVGHFAGLALSVVGRAGCTWGREIAGYRCGEQIRVYIRQLILDKLRELGPAYIKGKPAGTWATLLLEQVEDMQDFFSRYLPQMSLSVMIPFIILVVVFPVNWAAGLIFLLTAPLVPMFMALVGMKAADANRKNFKALQRLSGHFYDRLQSMTTIRLFDRTNAETEVLKGASEVFRTRTMDVLKIAFLSSAVLEFFTSISIAMTAVYFGFTYIGELNFGHYGAGITLFAGLFILILAPEFYQPLRDLGTFYHAKQQAVGAAESIVEFLETDITKVKSGDTQLDPAQGINIEAQDLKVLSPEGVQLVGPISFALNTRQSTALVGPSGAGKTSLINAILGFMPYEGSLKINGVELRDLDLASWRKTISWVGQNPLLLHGSIRDNVTLGKHDIADQVVENALEQSFASEFVNEHGLDYMISDRSGGLSVGQSQRLALARAMLQDGQFWLLDEPTASLDTRSEQLVMKGINSNIESRTALLVTHQLAPLKSVDNILVMRDGGLVEQGHYSQLSTAGGLFEEMLNANLAQQDNKGNLDA; encoded by the coding sequence ATGGATAAGAAAAAACAACGCAGCTTGAACAAGTGGCTTAAGCAACAGAGTAAGTTAGCGAAACGCTGGCTTATGATTGCGATTAGCCTTGGCGTACTTTCAAGCGTGTTCTTAATTGCTCAAGCAGCTCTTCTCGCCTCTATTCTTCACCAGCTGATCATCGAGAACGTCGATAAATCTGAACTGGTTGGTCATTTCGCAGGCTTGGCATTATCGGTCGTTGGCCGTGCTGGCTGTACATGGGGACGTGAAATCGCAGGTTATCGCTGTGGTGAACAGATCCGTGTCTATATAAGGCAACTCATCCTTGATAAGTTACGTGAGCTAGGCCCAGCTTACATTAAAGGCAAACCTGCCGGTACGTGGGCAACCCTGTTGCTAGAACAAGTAGAAGACATGCAAGACTTCTTCTCTCGTTACTTACCTCAGATGTCTCTGTCGGTAATGATTCCATTCATTATTTTGGTTGTGGTGTTCCCTGTTAACTGGGCAGCAGGTCTGATCTTCTTGCTGACTGCGCCACTGGTGCCGATGTTCATGGCATTGGTTGGTATGAAAGCAGCCGATGCAAACCGTAAAAACTTCAAAGCGCTTCAGCGTCTTTCAGGTCACTTTTACGACCGTTTGCAGTCAATGACAACCATCCGTCTATTTGATCGTACCAACGCTGAAACAGAAGTATTGAAAGGTGCATCTGAAGTGTTCAGAACGCGTACTATGGATGTATTGAAGATCGCTTTCTTGTCTTCTGCTGTGCTTGAGTTCTTCACGTCGATCTCTATCGCAATGACAGCGGTTTACTTTGGTTTCACCTACATCGGTGAGCTTAACTTCGGTCACTACGGCGCAGGCATTACGCTATTCGCAGGTTTGTTTATCCTTATCTTGGCGCCAGAGTTTTACCAACCTCTGCGTGACTTAGGTACTTTCTACCATGCGAAACAACAAGCGGTTGGCGCAGCCGAAAGTATTGTCGAGTTCCTAGAAACAGACATCACTAAGGTTAAATCAGGCGACACTCAGCTCGATCCGGCTCAAGGCATCAATATTGAAGCTCAAGATCTAAAAGTGTTGAGCCCTGAAGGTGTTCAATTGGTTGGCCCTATCTCGTTTGCGCTTAACACTCGTCAATCGACTGCGTTAGTTGGCCCAAGTGGTGCGGGTAAAACAAGTTTGATCAACGCTATTCTTGGTTTCATGCCTTATGAAGGAAGCTTGAAAATCAATGGCGTTGAACTGCGTGACTTAGACTTAGCCTCTTGGCGTAAAACCATTAGCTGGGTTGGTCAAAACCCATTGTTGTTGCACGGCAGTATTCGTGACAACGTCACTCTAGGTAAGCATGATATTGCTGACCAAGTTGTCGAAAATGCACTTGAGCAATCATTTGCTAGCGAGTTCGTTAACGAGCACGGCTTGGATTACATGATTTCTGATCGCTCTGGCGGCCTGTCTGTTGGTCAATCTCAGCGTTTGGCACTAGCTCGCGCAATGCTCCAAGACGGCCAATTCTGGTTGCTAGATGAACCAACAGCCAGCCTAGATACTCGTAGTGAACAGTTAGTGATGAAAGGCATCAATAGCAACATTGAAAGCCGCACTGCCCTACTTGTGACGCACCAACTCGCTCCTCTTAAATCAGTCGATAATATTCTGGTGATGCGCGATGGTGGTCTGGTTGAACAAGGTCATTACTCTCAGCTTTCGACTGCGGGTGGTTTGTTTGAAGAGATGCTGAACGCGAACTTAGCTCAACAAGACAATAAGGGTAATTTAGATGCGTGA
- the cydC gene encoding heme ABC transporter ATP-binding protein/permease CydC, protein MRDLLPYLKLYKKHWFGLSLGMLLAFATLSASIGLLTLSGWFISASAVAGLTIARETFNYMLPGGGVRGLAMSRTAGRWGERVVSHNATFKLLTDLRIFFFKKLAPLIPGRISNLRDADLLNRLVADVDAMDHVYLRLVSPVTVGVFGIFFLTLFLMWFDSSLGLILGSILLIMLLVWPVLFYKLGKRNGGELTQNKADLRVTTLDWIEGYSELTLFGAEERYRNAILETQRKLMANQFVNANLTGMASAALMLFNGLTLVLMLWLAADGVGGNAPDPFIALMAFATMASFELLMPIAGAFQHLGQTLSSARRLNEVILSEPEVQFAEEKLDINKPLDITFSNVTFNYPDSERNVLNAVDLTIPATHKVAIVGQTGSGKSTLIQLLTRYWDPKKGYISIAGIELTQWNESQLRESISVVSQRVDILNGTLRDNLLIAKPEATDDHLANILKDVGLEKLLENNALDSWLGDGGRQLSGGEKRRIGIARAILHDAPILLLDEPTEGLDKQTEQSIMALFEKHFEGKTVIFITHRLIGLESMDSIVLIEQGEIVENGSHEKLLNEEGRYFQLRQAI, encoded by the coding sequence ATGCGTGATTTACTGCCTTACCTGAAACTCTATAAAAAGCATTGGTTTGGCCTATCGCTAGGCATGCTATTGGCTTTTGCTACTCTGTCGGCCTCTATCGGCTTGTTAACGCTATCAGGCTGGTTCATTTCAGCTTCTGCGGTTGCAGGCCTTACGATTGCACGTGAAACCTTCAACTACATGCTACCGGGTGGCGGCGTACGTGGTTTGGCGATGAGCCGTACTGCGGGTCGTTGGGGGGAACGTGTTGTCAGCCACAATGCAACATTCAAGCTATTAACTGATCTACGTATCTTCTTCTTCAAGAAACTGGCTCCGCTGATCCCAGGTCGTATTTCGAACCTTCGTGATGCTGACCTTCTCAACCGTTTGGTTGCTGATGTTGATGCCATGGATCACGTGTACTTGCGCTTAGTAAGCCCTGTAACAGTTGGTGTGTTTGGGATTTTCTTCCTGACTCTATTCTTGATGTGGTTCGATAGTTCGCTTGGTTTGATCTTGGGTTCTATCCTTCTGATCATGCTGCTAGTTTGGCCTGTCTTGTTCTACAAGCTGGGTAAGCGTAACGGCGGCGAACTGACACAGAACAAAGCTGATCTTCGTGTGACTACGCTAGATTGGATTGAAGGCTACAGCGAACTGACTCTATTCGGTGCAGAAGAGCGTTACCGTAATGCAATTCTAGAAACGCAACGCAAGCTGATGGCGAATCAGTTTGTGAATGCCAACCTAACCGGTATGGCGTCAGCAGCACTGATGCTGTTCAACGGTTTGACGCTTGTTCTTATGCTTTGGCTTGCGGCTGACGGTGTGGGTGGTAATGCACCAGACCCGTTCATCGCGCTAATGGCATTCGCAACCATGGCAAGTTTTGAACTGCTGATGCCTATCGCAGGCGCGTTCCAGCATTTAGGTCAAACCCTGTCTTCTGCTCGTCGCTTGAACGAAGTGATTCTGTCGGAACCTGAAGTTCAGTTTGCTGAAGAGAAACTCGACATCAACAAGCCGCTTGATATTACGTTCTCAAACGTGACGTTCAACTACCCTGACTCTGAGCGCAATGTTCTGAACGCTGTTGACCTAACGATTCCTGCCACGCACAAGGTTGCGATTGTGGGTCAAACGGGTTCTGGTAAATCGACTCTGATTCAGCTTCTGACTCGCTACTGGGATCCTAAAAAGGGCTACATCTCAATCGCGGGCATTGAACTGACGCAGTGGAATGAATCACAGCTTCGTGAATCAATCAGTGTAGTAAGCCAACGTGTCGACATTCTAAATGGTACTTTGCGTGACAACTTGTTGATTGCAAAACCAGAAGCGACCGATGATCACTTAGCGAACATCCTTAAAGACGTTGGTCTAGAAAAGTTGCTTGAGAATAACGCACTTGATAGCTGGTTAGGTGACGGTGGTCGTCAACTGTCTGGTGGTGAGAAGCGCCGTATTGGTATTGCACGTGCAATCCTTCATGATGCCCCTATCCTGCTTCTTGATGAGCCTACAGAAGGCTTAGATAAGCAAACTGAACAGAGCATCATGGCACTGTTCGAGAAGCACTTCGAAGGCAAGACGGTTATCTTCATTACGCACCGCTTGATTGGTCTGGAATCTATGGATTCTATCGTTCTGATTGAACAAGGCGAGATTGTTGAAAACGGCTCTCATGAGAAGCTGTTAAACGAAGAAGGTCGTTATTTCCAACTTCGTCAGGCAATCTAG
- a CDS encoding IS5 family transposase, with protein MPRTMLTDIRWELLLQVMKSTGRIYDKTEHRMTFEGILYRMRTGIPWRDLPSEFGEWSTVYRRFNLWSKKGILDNLFKSLSNMADFEWVFLDGSIVRAHQHSTGAATESSEQIGKSRGGNSTKIHLAVDSGGLPICFDLSEGQRHDIVHAESLVEQLDEVNTIVCDKGYDSEPFRIFVKERGGETVIAKRNYGQDIDKDSMDWCLYKYRHLVENAFGRIKHYRAISSRYDKLERNYASMLSLAFMLMWLPMYC; from the coding sequence ATGCCAAGAACAATGCTAACTGATATTCGCTGGGAACTGCTACTCCAAGTTATGAAAAGTACAGGTCGTATTTACGATAAAACTGAACATCGAATGACATTTGAAGGAATACTTTATCGAATGAGAACAGGTATTCCTTGGCGAGATCTACCCTCTGAGTTCGGAGAGTGGAGTACCGTTTACAGACGATTTAATCTTTGGTCAAAGAAAGGGATTTTAGATAATCTTTTCAAAAGCTTATCTAACATGGCTGATTTTGAATGGGTATTTCTTGATGGCTCTATAGTTAGAGCACATCAGCATAGTACAGGTGCAGCTACTGAAAGTTCAGAGCAAATAGGAAAAAGTCGCGGGGGCAACTCAACCAAAATTCACTTAGCCGTAGATAGTGGTGGCCTGCCGATTTGCTTTGATTTATCAGAGGGACAACGCCACGATATAGTGCATGCCGAAAGCTTAGTTGAGCAACTCGATGAAGTTAATACCATCGTTTGTGATAAAGGATATGACAGCGAACCTTTCCGTATTTTTGTTAAGGAACGTGGCGGAGAAACGGTAATTGCTAAACGCAATTACGGACAAGATATAGACAAAGACAGTATGGATTGGTGTTTATACAAGTATCGTCACTTGGTCGAAAATGCCTTTGGGAGAATTAAGCATTATCGAGCTATTTCAAGTAGATATGACAAGCTAGAAAGGAATTATGCCAGCATGTTATCGCTGGCATTCATGTTAATGTGGCTACCGATGTATTGTTGA
- a CDS encoding methyl-accepting chemotaxis protein, giving the protein MKLTLKQKLISASLSAVVVMATALTWLSANQLFEQTRNDVYLRAESVSEAASEGIKNWIDIRTDIASAFNDFSREDDVVPFLKQARVAGGFDDIFLGTPEGGMYRSHPERNRADYDPRQRPWYQEANAAGKQIITTAYHDAITKALIVTIAEPVRHNGQLVGVVGADVLIDQLVNDVISLDVGDNAYAMLIDASDGTFLAHPDSALSLKPVSQLSNDISMPIIENAVRTGSIEIIKERGADKLLYFTKVPNTNWIFAVQMDKATEEANHSTLLTQLIITAVIITLIVIVLVSWLVSFLFRDLNRVSAALEEIASGEGDLTQRLEPKSDDEIGQLAANFNRFVGNMHTMVIKLSEVSAALGNQARQTASQAEERSARIQMQQDEINMVATAVNEMAAATQEIAGNADHTAQNSSEAVGACEHGTGQVTQTQSSIQNLAQEVQIATNVILELEEHGNSINAILSNIQGIAEQTNLLALNAAIEAARAGEQGRGFAVVADEVRVLSQRTHGSTQEIQQTIELLQGTTGKAVSIMNDSRSLAETSVDDANSAAASLTQIHAAVERISDMATQIASAAEEQASVTSEITRNTEGIRDVSNELADEAHQAAEQAAQLSELSHELESEISRFKL; this is encoded by the coding sequence ATGAAACTAACACTAAAGCAGAAGTTGATAAGCGCTAGCCTATCTGCTGTTGTCGTTATGGCTACAGCGTTGACTTGGTTGTCAGCAAACCAATTATTTGAACAGACTCGTAATGACGTATACCTACGAGCTGAAAGCGTATCTGAAGCAGCATCTGAAGGTATTAAAAACTGGATTGATATCCGTACTGATATCGCATCAGCATTTAATGACTTTTCACGAGAGGATGATGTTGTTCCTTTCCTTAAGCAAGCTCGTGTAGCGGGTGGCTTTGACGATATCTTTTTAGGTACGCCAGAAGGTGGAATGTACCGTTCACATCCTGAACGTAATCGTGCAGATTACGATCCTCGTCAACGTCCTTGGTACCAAGAAGCAAACGCTGCAGGTAAGCAAATCATTACTACGGCTTACCATGATGCAATCACTAAAGCACTGATAGTAACCATCGCAGAACCTGTTCGCCACAACGGCCAACTTGTTGGTGTTGTTGGTGCAGACGTACTTATCGACCAATTGGTTAACGATGTAATCAGCCTTGATGTTGGTGACAACGCTTACGCAATGCTCATTGATGCCTCTGACGGCACATTCCTAGCGCACCCAGATTCAGCACTAAGCTTGAAGCCAGTAAGCCAGCTTTCAAACGATATCTCTATGCCTATCATCGAGAACGCAGTGCGTACGGGGAGCATCGAGATCATCAAAGAGCGCGGCGCTGACAAGCTGCTTTACTTCACGAAGGTGCCTAACACTAACTGGATCTTCGCGGTTCAGATGGACAAAGCAACAGAAGAAGCGAACCACTCAACGCTACTTACTCAGCTGATCATCACTGCTGTCATTATTACGCTCATCGTAATCGTACTTGTGTCTTGGTTAGTAAGCTTCCTATTCCGCGACCTAAACCGCGTTTCAGCAGCACTTGAAGAAATTGCTTCAGGTGAGGGCGACCTTACTCAACGTCTTGAGCCTAAGAGCGACGACGAAATTGGTCAACTTGCTGCAAACTTCAACCGTTTTGTGGGCAACATGCACACCATGGTGATCAAGCTAAGCGAAGTATCTGCTGCGCTGGGCAACCAAGCGCGTCAAACGGCTTCTCAAGCTGAAGAACGTAGTGCTCGTATCCAAATGCAACAAGACGAGATCAACATGGTAGCAACAGCCGTTAACGAAATGGCTGCAGCAACACAAGAGATCGCAGGTAACGCGGACCACACTGCACAGAACTCATCTGAAGCGGTTGGCGCGTGTGAGCACGGTACTGGTCAAGTAACACAGACTCAAAGCTCTATCCAAAACCTTGCTCAAGAAGTTCAAATCGCAACCAACGTGATTCTCGAGCTTGAAGAGCACGGCAACAGCATCAACGCTATCTTGTCTAACATTCAAGGTATTGCAGAACAAACGAACCTACTTGCACTTAATGCCGCTATTGAAGCTGCACGTGCCGGTGAGCAAGGTCGTGGTTTCGCAGTAGTTGCGGATGAAGTTCGAGTTCTGAGCCAACGAACACACGGTTCAACGCAAGAGATTCAGCAAACTATTGAGTTGCTACAAGGTACAACAGGCAAAGCGGTTAGCATCATGAACGATAGCCGTAGTCTTGCTGAAACCAGTGTTGATGACGCGAACTCAGCGGCTGCAAGCCTAACGCAAATCCATGCTGCTGTTGAACGCATCAGCGACATGGCAACACAGATTGCTTCTGCTGCAGAAGAGCAAGCGTCAGTAACGTCTGAGATTACTCGTAACACTGAGGGAATCCGTGACGTATCTAACGAGCTAGCAGACGAAGCGCACCAAGCTGCAGAGCAAGCCGCGCAACTTTCTGAGCTGTCTCACGAGCTAGAGAGCGAAATCAGCCGCTTCAAGCTGTAA
- a CDS encoding BCCT family transporter — protein sequence MTKGIDKYSIDSTDYTVGQDNVQKWGFDVHNPVFGISAGLIALFLIGVLITDTASAKAALDGVKGQIINSFDWLFIWSGNIFVIFCLGLIVSPYGKIRLGGVDATADYSFFSWLSMLFAAGMGIGLMFWSVAEPAAYFTGWFETPLGVEPNTPEAAKLALGATMYHWGLHPWAIYGVVALSLAFFSYNKGLPLSIRSIFYPILGDRAWGWAGHIVDILAVLATLFGLATSLGLGAQQAASGIQHVFGIEAGLGLQVIVITAVTLLAVVSVLRGIDGGVKVISNINMLVAFLLLILVALIGYAVTLGSIPTTLMAYIENIIPLSNPHGREDETWMHGWTVFYWAWWISWSPFVGMFIARVSKGRTVREFITAVLIVPTTVTIIWMSVFGGMAIDQIVNNVGILGQDGLTDVSLAMFQMFDALPFGTLLSIIAVVLVLVFFITSSDSGSLVIDSITAGGKVDTPVPQRVFWAFLEGAIAVALLWVGGTEAVQALQAGAISTALPFTIILLLMCVSLLMGMRTEKR from the coding sequence ATGACTAAAGGTATAGATAAATACAGTATCGACAGTACGGATTACACTGTCGGTCAAGATAACGTCCAAAAATGGGGTTTTGATGTTCATAACCCAGTATTTGGTATCAGTGCGGGACTTATCGCTTTGTTCCTGATCGGTGTTCTTATTACAGATACCGCTTCAGCAAAGGCTGCACTAGATGGCGTTAAAGGCCAAATTATCAATTCGTTTGATTGGCTTTTCATCTGGTCGGGTAATATTTTCGTAATTTTCTGCTTAGGTTTGATTGTTTCTCCGTACGGCAAAATCCGCCTTGGTGGTGTTGATGCGACGGCAGATTACTCATTCTTCTCTTGGCTATCGATGCTGTTTGCCGCAGGTATGGGTATCGGCTTGATGTTCTGGAGTGTGGCTGAGCCAGCGGCTTACTTCACGGGTTGGTTTGAAACTCCGTTAGGTGTTGAACCAAACACACCAGAAGCTGCAAAACTAGCATTGGGCGCAACCATGTATCACTGGGGTCTACACCCTTGGGCGATTTATGGCGTAGTAGCACTGTCACTTGCGTTTTTCTCTTACAACAAGGGATTGCCTCTTTCTATCCGTTCTATCTTTTACCCAATTTTAGGTGATAGAGCTTGGGGCTGGGCAGGTCACATTGTTGATATTCTTGCTGTACTTGCAACGCTATTTGGTCTGGCGACATCGTTAGGTCTTGGTGCACAACAAGCGGCAAGTGGTATTCAGCATGTATTCGGTATTGAAGCGGGCTTAGGTCTGCAAGTTATTGTGATTACAGCGGTGACTTTATTGGCGGTAGTATCAGTACTTCGTGGTATTGATGGTGGCGTTAAAGTTATCAGTAACATCAACATGTTGGTTGCTTTCCTACTGCTTATCTTAGTGGCTCTAATCGGCTATGCGGTGACTCTAGGCTCTATCCCAACAACATTGATGGCGTACATTGAAAACATCATTCCGTTGAGTAACCCTCACGGTCGTGAAGATGAAACGTGGATGCACGGTTGGACTGTATTCTACTGGGCTTGGTGGATCTCATGGTCTCCATTCGTAGGTATGTTTATCGCACGTGTTTCTAAAGGTCGTACCGTTCGTGAGTTCATCACAGCAGTACTGATTGTACCGACTACAGTAACTATCATCTGGATGTCAGTATTCGGCGGCATGGCGATTGACCAAATCGTGAACAACGTTGGTATTCTTGGTCAAGACGGCCTAACAGATGTATCACTAGCAATGTTCCAAATGTTTGATGCACTGCCGTTCGGTACTCTGCTTTCAATCATTGCGGTTGTATTGGTTCTAGTATTCTTCATTACATCGTCTGACTCAGGCTCTCTAGTAATCGACAGCATCACCGCGGGTGGTAAAGTTGATACGCCTGTGCCTCAACGTGTGTTCTGGGCGTTCCTTGAAGGCGCGATTGCTGTGGCTCTATTGTGGGTTGGTGGTACTGAAGCAGTACAAGCTCTACAAGCGGGTGCAATCTCGACGGCATTGCCATTCACCATCATTCTATTACTGATGTGTGTGAGCTTGCTAATGGGTATGCGTACAGAAAAACGCTAG
- a CDS encoding BCCT family transporter, translated as MEPVKDRYSIENTDYTVGQDNVQKWGFDVHNPVFGISAGAIILFLLALLVSDPETAKAALDGIKWKVIGNFDGFFMWAANIFVIFCFALIVSPYGNIRIGGNDAKAEHSNLSWMSMLFAAGMGIGLMFWGVAEPVAYFTGWYETPLGVEAYSPEAAKLALGATIYNWGLHGWSIYAVVALALAFFTFNKGLPLSIRSIFYPILGDRTWGWFGHIVDIVAVLATLFGLATSLGLGAQQATSGINHVFGTDGGIGMQLIVIAVVTFLATMSVVRGINGGVKLLSNVNMLVALGLLIFVTIAGGMAGIKAIPTALMGYIENFIPLSNPHGRDDETWMQGWTVFYWAWWMSWSPFVGMFIARISKGRTIREFIVAVLFIPTTVIIIWMAIFGGIAIDQVANKVGEIGVNGLQDITLSLFHTYDALPMSSVLSVVSIGLIMVFFITSSDSGSLVIDSITSGGKVDAPVPQRVFWALMGGAIAAVLLWVGGTESIQALQAGTVSMALPFAFILLLMCLSLLLGLRTENQLVKHQNALS; from the coding sequence ATGGAGCCTGTAAAAGATAGGTATAGTATTGAAAATACCGATTATACAGTAGGACAAGATAACGTTCAGAAATGGGGTTTTGATGTTCATAACCCAGTATTTGGAATCAGTGCAGGGGCGATCATTCTCTTCCTGTTGGCACTTCTAGTCTCAGACCCTGAAACCGCAAAAGCGGCGCTTGATGGAATCAAATGGAAAGTCATTGGTAACTTCGATGGTTTCTTCATGTGGGCAGCAAACATCTTCGTAATTTTCTGTTTTGCCCTCATTGTCTCCCCGTATGGCAATATACGTATTGGTGGCAATGATGCCAAAGCAGAGCACTCAAACCTATCTTGGATGTCGATGTTATTCGCCGCAGGAATGGGTATTGGCTTAATGTTCTGGGGTGTGGCTGAGCCAGTGGCTTACTTCACTGGCTGGTATGAAACGCCACTAGGTGTTGAAGCTTACTCTCCTGAAGCGGCTAAGTTGGCACTTGGTGCAACCATCTACAATTGGGGCTTACACGGCTGGTCTATTTACGCTGTTGTTGCTCTAGCGCTTGCCTTCTTCACTTTCAATAAAGGTCTGCCTCTTTCAATCCGCTCGATTTTCTATCCTATCTTGGGTGACAGAACTTGGGGTTGGTTTGGTCATATCGTTGATATAGTGGCGGTACTGGCAACCTTGTTCGGCCTTGCGACATCGTTAGGTTTAGGCGCTCAACAAGCAACAAGTGGTATTAACCATGTATTTGGTACCGATGGCGGTATTGGCATGCAGCTGATTGTTATCGCAGTGGTTACTTTCTTAGCGACAATGTCCGTGGTTCGTGGCATCAACGGTGGTGTAAAGCTTCTGAGTAATGTGAACATGCTGGTTGCTTTGGGCTTACTTATCTTCGTTACCATCGCTGGTGGCATGGCGGGTATTAAAGCAATCCCAACCGCGCTAATGGGCTACATTGAAAACTTCATTCCCTTAAGCAATCCTCACGGTCGTGATGACGAAACGTGGATGCAAGGTTGGACGGTATTCTACTGGGCATGGTGGATGTCTTGGTCACCATTCGTAGGCATGTTCATCGCTCGTATCTCTAAAGGTCGAACGATTCGTGAATTCATCGTTGCTGTATTGTTCATCCCAACGACAGTAATCATCATCTGGATGGCTATTTTCGGTGGCATCGCGATTGATCAAGTGGCGAACAAGGTGGGCGAGATTGGTGTGAATGGTCTGCAAGATATTACACTTTCTCTTTTCCATACTTACGATGCTCTGCCAATGAGCTCTGTGCTTTCAGTGGTATCGATTGGTTTGATTATGGTGTTCTTTATCACCTCTTCTGATTCAGGCTCATTGGTTATCGATAGCATTACCTCTGGCGGTAAAGTGGATGCACCGGTTCCACAACGTGTATTTTGGGCGTTGATGGGCGGCGCGATTGCAGCGGTTCTACTGTGGGTTGGTGGTACGGAATCTATTCAAGCACTGCAAGCTGGAACTGTATCAATGGCGCTACCATTTGCCTTCATATTATTGCTTATGTGCCTAAGCTTATTGCTAGGTTTACGAACTGAAAATCAATTGGTTAAGCACCAAAATGCTTTGAGTTAA